In one window of Vulpes vulpes isolate BD-2025 chromosome 1, VulVul3, whole genome shotgun sequence DNA:
- the ZNF169 gene encoding zinc finger protein 169 isoform X1: MAPGLLTTRDEAVMAFRDVAVAFTQKEWKLLSSAQRTLYRDVMLENYSHLVSLGIAFSKPKLITQLEQGDEPWREENECFLDLCPAEPGPELQPRGHSCPVTFPGPQFLQQYVLCGHLPRIFPSSYTESPIPSCSSEQADDGEREGRLQLSGVSRVLFRPAQGRPVDWVEIERARCPEEASEAAMCGKYRLALGPKSSLLNLQKHHVCPECGKGFCQKSDLTKHQRTHSGEKPYSCRECGRGFGRKSSLAIHQRKHSGEKPYMCGECGRHFRYTSSLTNHKRIHSGERPFECQECGRGFRQKIALILHQRTHLQEKPFVCPECGRGFCQKASLLQHRSSHSGEKPFLCLECGRGFRQQALLLSHQVTHSGEKPYVCAECGHSFRQKVTLVRHQRTHTGEKPYLCPECGRGFSQKVSLLGHQRTHTGERPYLCPECGRGFGQKVTLIRHQRTHTGERPYLCPECGRTFGFKSLLTRHQRTHLEEGADVYGVCEQGLSQKSHITSDQRSHSGGKPCVCGECGRGFGFRSALIRHQRTHSGEKPYVCRECGRGFSQKSHLHRHRRTKSSHRFPPQSCSPNLSFPRECEGGRKH; encoded by the exons GCAGTAATGGCCTTCAGGGATGTGGCTGTGGCCTTCACCCAGAAGGAGTGGAAGCTACTGAGTTCTGCTCAGAGGACCCTGTATCGGGACGTAATGCTGGAGAACTACAGCCACTTGGTGTCGCTGG GAATTGCCTTTTCCAAACCCAAACTCATCACACAACTGGAGCAAGGCGATGAGCCCTGGAGAGAGGAGAACGAATGTTTTCTGGACCTTTGTCCAG CAGAACCAGGGCCAGAATTGCAGCCACGTGGCCACTCCTGCCCAGTGACCTTTCCTGGTCCACAGTTCCTCCAACAGTATGTGCTGTGTGGTCACCTTCCTCGGATCTTCCCAAGCTCCTACACAGAAAGTCCCATCCCAAGCTGCTCAAGTGAACAAGCAGAtgatggagagagggaagggagactCCAGCTGAGTGGGGTTTCCAGGGTGCTCTTCAGACCTGCTCAGGGTCGGCCAGTAGACTGGGTGGAAATTGAGAGAGCTAGGTGTCCTGAGGAGGCATCTGAAGCAGCCATGTGTGGAAAATACCGACTGGCACTTGGTCCCAAATCTAGCCTCTTGAACCTCCAGAAGCATCACGTGTGCCCTGAGTGTGGCAAAGGCTTCTGTCAGAAGTCAGACCTCACCAAGCACCAGAGGACACACTCAGGGGAGAAGCCTTACAGCTGTAGGGAATGTGGGCGAGGCTTTGGCCGAAAGTCCTCGCTCGCCATCCACCAGAGGAAACACTCAGGGGAGAAGCCTTACATGTGCGGGGAGTGTGGGCGCCACTTCAGGTACACGTCCTCACTCACCAACCACAAGAGGATACATTCCGGGGAGAGGCCCTTTGAATGTCAGGAATGTGGGCGAGGCTTTCGCCAAAAGATTGCCCTCATCCTGCACCAGAGGACACACTTGCAGGAGAAGCCCTTTGTGTGTCCTGAGTGCGGGAGAGGCTTTTGCCAGAAGGCATCACTCCTTCAACACCGCAGCTCACATTCGGGGGAAAAGCCCTTCTTGTGCCTTGAGTGTGGACGTGGCTTCAGGCAGCAGGCGCTGCTCCTCAGTCATCAAGTCACACACTCCGGGGAGAAGCCTTACGTCTGTGCTGAGTGTGGGCACAGCTTTCGCCAGAAGGTCACCCTCGTCAGACACCAGAGGACACACACGGGGGAGAAGCCTTACCTCTGTCCAGAGTGTGGGCGTGGCTTTAGCCAGAAGGTCTCCCTCTTGGGACACCAGAGAACACACACAGGGGAGAGGCCTTACCTGTGCCCGGAGTGTGGGCGTGGCTTTGGTCAGAAGGTTACCCTCATCAGACACCAGAGGACACACACAGGGGAGAGGCCTTACCTGTGTCCAGAGTGTGGGCGCACCTTTGGCTTCAAGTCCCTCCTCACCAGACACCAGAGAACACACTTAGAGGAAGGGGCTGATGTGTACGGAGTGTGTGAGCAAGGACTCAGCCAGAAGTCTCACATCACCTCTGACCAGAGATCACACTCAGGGGGCAAGCCATGTGTATGCGGTGAGTGCGGGCGAGGCTTCGGCTTCAGGTCGGCCCTTATCAGACACCAGCGCACCCACTCAGGAGAGAAGCCGTATGTGTGCAGGGAGTGCGGCCGGGGCTTTAGCCAGAAGTCTCACCTTCACAGACACAGGAGGACCAAGTCCAGCCATCGCTTCCCACCTCAAAGCTGTTCTCCTAATCTTTCCTTTCCTCGTGAGTGTGAAGGTGGCAGGAAGCACTAG
- the ZNF169 gene encoding zinc finger protein 169 isoform X2 produces the protein MAPGLLTTRDEAVMAFRDVAVAFTQKEWKLLSSAQRTLYRDVMLENYSHLVSLGIAFSKPKLITQLEQGDEPWREENECFLDLCPEPGPELQPRGHSCPVTFPGPQFLQQYVLCGHLPRIFPSSYTESPIPSCSSEQADDGEREGRLQLSGVSRVLFRPAQGRPVDWVEIERARCPEEASEAAMCGKYRLALGPKSSLLNLQKHHVCPECGKGFCQKSDLTKHQRTHSGEKPYSCRECGRGFGRKSSLAIHQRKHSGEKPYMCGECGRHFRYTSSLTNHKRIHSGERPFECQECGRGFRQKIALILHQRTHLQEKPFVCPECGRGFCQKASLLQHRSSHSGEKPFLCLECGRGFRQQALLLSHQVTHSGEKPYVCAECGHSFRQKVTLVRHQRTHTGEKPYLCPECGRGFSQKVSLLGHQRTHTGERPYLCPECGRGFGQKVTLIRHQRTHTGERPYLCPECGRTFGFKSLLTRHQRTHLEEGADVYGVCEQGLSQKSHITSDQRSHSGGKPCVCGECGRGFGFRSALIRHQRTHSGEKPYVCRECGRGFSQKSHLHRHRRTKSSHRFPPQSCSPNLSFPRECEGGRKH, from the exons GCAGTAATGGCCTTCAGGGATGTGGCTGTGGCCTTCACCCAGAAGGAGTGGAAGCTACTGAGTTCTGCTCAGAGGACCCTGTATCGGGACGTAATGCTGGAGAACTACAGCCACTTGGTGTCGCTGG GAATTGCCTTTTCCAAACCCAAACTCATCACACAACTGGAGCAAGGCGATGAGCCCTGGAGAGAGGAGAACGAATGTTTTCTGGACCTTTGTCCAG AACCAGGGCCAGAATTGCAGCCACGTGGCCACTCCTGCCCAGTGACCTTTCCTGGTCCACAGTTCCTCCAACAGTATGTGCTGTGTGGTCACCTTCCTCGGATCTTCCCAAGCTCCTACACAGAAAGTCCCATCCCAAGCTGCTCAAGTGAACAAGCAGAtgatggagagagggaagggagactCCAGCTGAGTGGGGTTTCCAGGGTGCTCTTCAGACCTGCTCAGGGTCGGCCAGTAGACTGGGTGGAAATTGAGAGAGCTAGGTGTCCTGAGGAGGCATCTGAAGCAGCCATGTGTGGAAAATACCGACTGGCACTTGGTCCCAAATCTAGCCTCTTGAACCTCCAGAAGCATCACGTGTGCCCTGAGTGTGGCAAAGGCTTCTGTCAGAAGTCAGACCTCACCAAGCACCAGAGGACACACTCAGGGGAGAAGCCTTACAGCTGTAGGGAATGTGGGCGAGGCTTTGGCCGAAAGTCCTCGCTCGCCATCCACCAGAGGAAACACTCAGGGGAGAAGCCTTACATGTGCGGGGAGTGTGGGCGCCACTTCAGGTACACGTCCTCACTCACCAACCACAAGAGGATACATTCCGGGGAGAGGCCCTTTGAATGTCAGGAATGTGGGCGAGGCTTTCGCCAAAAGATTGCCCTCATCCTGCACCAGAGGACACACTTGCAGGAGAAGCCCTTTGTGTGTCCTGAGTGCGGGAGAGGCTTTTGCCAGAAGGCATCACTCCTTCAACACCGCAGCTCACATTCGGGGGAAAAGCCCTTCTTGTGCCTTGAGTGTGGACGTGGCTTCAGGCAGCAGGCGCTGCTCCTCAGTCATCAAGTCACACACTCCGGGGAGAAGCCTTACGTCTGTGCTGAGTGTGGGCACAGCTTTCGCCAGAAGGTCACCCTCGTCAGACACCAGAGGACACACACGGGGGAGAAGCCTTACCTCTGTCCAGAGTGTGGGCGTGGCTTTAGCCAGAAGGTCTCCCTCTTGGGACACCAGAGAACACACACAGGGGAGAGGCCTTACCTGTGCCCGGAGTGTGGGCGTGGCTTTGGTCAGAAGGTTACCCTCATCAGACACCAGAGGACACACACAGGGGAGAGGCCTTACCTGTGTCCAGAGTGTGGGCGCACCTTTGGCTTCAAGTCCCTCCTCACCAGACACCAGAGAACACACTTAGAGGAAGGGGCTGATGTGTACGGAGTGTGTGAGCAAGGACTCAGCCAGAAGTCTCACATCACCTCTGACCAGAGATCACACTCAGGGGGCAAGCCATGTGTATGCGGTGAGTGCGGGCGAGGCTTCGGCTTCAGGTCGGCCCTTATCAGACACCAGCGCACCCACTCAGGAGAGAAGCCGTATGTGTGCAGGGAGTGCGGCCGGGGCTTTAGCCAGAAGTCTCACCTTCACAGACACAGGAGGACCAAGTCCAGCCATCGCTTCCCACCTCAAAGCTGTTCTCCTAATCTTTCCTTTCCTCGTGAGTGTGAAGGTGGCAGGAAGCACTAG
- the ZNF169 gene encoding zinc finger protein 169 isoform X3: MAFRDVAVAFTQKEWKLLSSAQRTLYRDVMLENYSHLVSLGIAFSKPKLITQLEQGDEPWREENECFLDLCPAEPGPELQPRGHSCPVTFPGPQFLQQYVLCGHLPRIFPSSYTESPIPSCSSEQADDGEREGRLQLSGVSRVLFRPAQGRPVDWVEIERARCPEEASEAAMCGKYRLALGPKSSLLNLQKHHVCPECGKGFCQKSDLTKHQRTHSGEKPYSCRECGRGFGRKSSLAIHQRKHSGEKPYMCGECGRHFRYTSSLTNHKRIHSGERPFECQECGRGFRQKIALILHQRTHLQEKPFVCPECGRGFCQKASLLQHRSSHSGEKPFLCLECGRGFRQQALLLSHQVTHSGEKPYVCAECGHSFRQKVTLVRHQRTHTGEKPYLCPECGRGFSQKVSLLGHQRTHTGERPYLCPECGRGFGQKVTLIRHQRTHTGERPYLCPECGRTFGFKSLLTRHQRTHLEEGADVYGVCEQGLSQKSHITSDQRSHSGGKPCVCGECGRGFGFRSALIRHQRTHSGEKPYVCRECGRGFSQKSHLHRHRRTKSSHRFPPQSCSPNLSFPRECEGGRKH; encoded by the exons ATGGCCTTCAGGGATGTGGCTGTGGCCTTCACCCAGAAGGAGTGGAAGCTACTGAGTTCTGCTCAGAGGACCCTGTATCGGGACGTAATGCTGGAGAACTACAGCCACTTGGTGTCGCTGG GAATTGCCTTTTCCAAACCCAAACTCATCACACAACTGGAGCAAGGCGATGAGCCCTGGAGAGAGGAGAACGAATGTTTTCTGGACCTTTGTCCAG CAGAACCAGGGCCAGAATTGCAGCCACGTGGCCACTCCTGCCCAGTGACCTTTCCTGGTCCACAGTTCCTCCAACAGTATGTGCTGTGTGGTCACCTTCCTCGGATCTTCCCAAGCTCCTACACAGAAAGTCCCATCCCAAGCTGCTCAAGTGAACAAGCAGAtgatggagagagggaagggagactCCAGCTGAGTGGGGTTTCCAGGGTGCTCTTCAGACCTGCTCAGGGTCGGCCAGTAGACTGGGTGGAAATTGAGAGAGCTAGGTGTCCTGAGGAGGCATCTGAAGCAGCCATGTGTGGAAAATACCGACTGGCACTTGGTCCCAAATCTAGCCTCTTGAACCTCCAGAAGCATCACGTGTGCCCTGAGTGTGGCAAAGGCTTCTGTCAGAAGTCAGACCTCACCAAGCACCAGAGGACACACTCAGGGGAGAAGCCTTACAGCTGTAGGGAATGTGGGCGAGGCTTTGGCCGAAAGTCCTCGCTCGCCATCCACCAGAGGAAACACTCAGGGGAGAAGCCTTACATGTGCGGGGAGTGTGGGCGCCACTTCAGGTACACGTCCTCACTCACCAACCACAAGAGGATACATTCCGGGGAGAGGCCCTTTGAATGTCAGGAATGTGGGCGAGGCTTTCGCCAAAAGATTGCCCTCATCCTGCACCAGAGGACACACTTGCAGGAGAAGCCCTTTGTGTGTCCTGAGTGCGGGAGAGGCTTTTGCCAGAAGGCATCACTCCTTCAACACCGCAGCTCACATTCGGGGGAAAAGCCCTTCTTGTGCCTTGAGTGTGGACGTGGCTTCAGGCAGCAGGCGCTGCTCCTCAGTCATCAAGTCACACACTCCGGGGAGAAGCCTTACGTCTGTGCTGAGTGTGGGCACAGCTTTCGCCAGAAGGTCACCCTCGTCAGACACCAGAGGACACACACGGGGGAGAAGCCTTACCTCTGTCCAGAGTGTGGGCGTGGCTTTAGCCAGAAGGTCTCCCTCTTGGGACACCAGAGAACACACACAGGGGAGAGGCCTTACCTGTGCCCGGAGTGTGGGCGTGGCTTTGGTCAGAAGGTTACCCTCATCAGACACCAGAGGACACACACAGGGGAGAGGCCTTACCTGTGTCCAGAGTGTGGGCGCACCTTTGGCTTCAAGTCCCTCCTCACCAGACACCAGAGAACACACTTAGAGGAAGGGGCTGATGTGTACGGAGTGTGTGAGCAAGGACTCAGCCAGAAGTCTCACATCACCTCTGACCAGAGATCACACTCAGGGGGCAAGCCATGTGTATGCGGTGAGTGCGGGCGAGGCTTCGGCTTCAGGTCGGCCCTTATCAGACACCAGCGCACCCACTCAGGAGAGAAGCCGTATGTGTGCAGGGAGTGCGGCCGGGGCTTTAGCCAGAAGTCTCACCTTCACAGACACAGGAGGACCAAGTCCAGCCATCGCTTCCCACCTCAAAGCTGTTCTCCTAATCTTTCCTTTCCTCGTGAGTGTGAAGGTGGCAGGAAGCACTAG
- the ZNF169 gene encoding zinc finger protein 169 isoform X4: MAFRDVAVAFTQKEWKLLSSAQRTLYRDVMLENYSHLVSLGIAFSKPKLITQLEQGDEPWREENECFLDLCPEPGPELQPRGHSCPVTFPGPQFLQQYVLCGHLPRIFPSSYTESPIPSCSSEQADDGEREGRLQLSGVSRVLFRPAQGRPVDWVEIERARCPEEASEAAMCGKYRLALGPKSSLLNLQKHHVCPECGKGFCQKSDLTKHQRTHSGEKPYSCRECGRGFGRKSSLAIHQRKHSGEKPYMCGECGRHFRYTSSLTNHKRIHSGERPFECQECGRGFRQKIALILHQRTHLQEKPFVCPECGRGFCQKASLLQHRSSHSGEKPFLCLECGRGFRQQALLLSHQVTHSGEKPYVCAECGHSFRQKVTLVRHQRTHTGEKPYLCPECGRGFSQKVSLLGHQRTHTGERPYLCPECGRGFGQKVTLIRHQRTHTGERPYLCPECGRTFGFKSLLTRHQRTHLEEGADVYGVCEQGLSQKSHITSDQRSHSGGKPCVCGECGRGFGFRSALIRHQRTHSGEKPYVCRECGRGFSQKSHLHRHRRTKSSHRFPPQSCSPNLSFPRECEGGRKH; this comes from the exons ATGGCCTTCAGGGATGTGGCTGTGGCCTTCACCCAGAAGGAGTGGAAGCTACTGAGTTCTGCTCAGAGGACCCTGTATCGGGACGTAATGCTGGAGAACTACAGCCACTTGGTGTCGCTGG GAATTGCCTTTTCCAAACCCAAACTCATCACACAACTGGAGCAAGGCGATGAGCCCTGGAGAGAGGAGAACGAATGTTTTCTGGACCTTTGTCCAG AACCAGGGCCAGAATTGCAGCCACGTGGCCACTCCTGCCCAGTGACCTTTCCTGGTCCACAGTTCCTCCAACAGTATGTGCTGTGTGGTCACCTTCCTCGGATCTTCCCAAGCTCCTACACAGAAAGTCCCATCCCAAGCTGCTCAAGTGAACAAGCAGAtgatggagagagggaagggagactCCAGCTGAGTGGGGTTTCCAGGGTGCTCTTCAGACCTGCTCAGGGTCGGCCAGTAGACTGGGTGGAAATTGAGAGAGCTAGGTGTCCTGAGGAGGCATCTGAAGCAGCCATGTGTGGAAAATACCGACTGGCACTTGGTCCCAAATCTAGCCTCTTGAACCTCCAGAAGCATCACGTGTGCCCTGAGTGTGGCAAAGGCTTCTGTCAGAAGTCAGACCTCACCAAGCACCAGAGGACACACTCAGGGGAGAAGCCTTACAGCTGTAGGGAATGTGGGCGAGGCTTTGGCCGAAAGTCCTCGCTCGCCATCCACCAGAGGAAACACTCAGGGGAGAAGCCTTACATGTGCGGGGAGTGTGGGCGCCACTTCAGGTACACGTCCTCACTCACCAACCACAAGAGGATACATTCCGGGGAGAGGCCCTTTGAATGTCAGGAATGTGGGCGAGGCTTTCGCCAAAAGATTGCCCTCATCCTGCACCAGAGGACACACTTGCAGGAGAAGCCCTTTGTGTGTCCTGAGTGCGGGAGAGGCTTTTGCCAGAAGGCATCACTCCTTCAACACCGCAGCTCACATTCGGGGGAAAAGCCCTTCTTGTGCCTTGAGTGTGGACGTGGCTTCAGGCAGCAGGCGCTGCTCCTCAGTCATCAAGTCACACACTCCGGGGAGAAGCCTTACGTCTGTGCTGAGTGTGGGCACAGCTTTCGCCAGAAGGTCACCCTCGTCAGACACCAGAGGACACACACGGGGGAGAAGCCTTACCTCTGTCCAGAGTGTGGGCGTGGCTTTAGCCAGAAGGTCTCCCTCTTGGGACACCAGAGAACACACACAGGGGAGAGGCCTTACCTGTGCCCGGAGTGTGGGCGTGGCTTTGGTCAGAAGGTTACCCTCATCAGACACCAGAGGACACACACAGGGGAGAGGCCTTACCTGTGTCCAGAGTGTGGGCGCACCTTTGGCTTCAAGTCCCTCCTCACCAGACACCAGAGAACACACTTAGAGGAAGGGGCTGATGTGTACGGAGTGTGTGAGCAAGGACTCAGCCAGAAGTCTCACATCACCTCTGACCAGAGATCACACTCAGGGGGCAAGCCATGTGTATGCGGTGAGTGCGGGCGAGGCTTCGGCTTCAGGTCGGCCCTTATCAGACACCAGCGCACCCACTCAGGAGAGAAGCCGTATGTGTGCAGGGAGTGCGGCCGGGGCTTTAGCCAGAAGTCTCACCTTCACAGACACAGGAGGACCAAGTCCAGCCATCGCTTCCCACCTCAAAGCTGTTCTCCTAATCTTTCCTTTCCTCGTGAGTGTGAAGGTGGCAGGAAGCACTAG